In the Syngnathus scovelli strain Florida chromosome 16, RoL_Ssco_1.2, whole genome shotgun sequence genome, one interval contains:
- the LOC125983118 gene encoding adhesion G protein-coupled receptor E3-like isoform X4 has translation MNFYALTLLLGSFSIIAHCVFPPGSCDSYVNITEPSRNIAFTSSSFSGYSHDDGGLSRQWSRFTGIGGDRIMQSCHSGPRGGFQYPIRFQFNYPTEESLTASTGTAYVHAGVCDSHSIAMEVVLCPGSFYIFKPANHPQSSSGFITYHFSCRNDSCGPLAQCNGDGGCTCVSGYELIPTHLPTNESYGCTDIDECTANAGVCGSNSDCNNTIGAYACSCLLGYIATNPKEPPGSENACVDIDECLENVCGDDGSCMNLPGSYQCQCKDGYQIMTNATPICQDIDECSDSSLCGPHSECSNTPGLYICACQTGFSPTDQELPPSDENICLDIDECDEDASVCGPDSNCTNSVGSYVCTCLHGYRLNNPEVIASNANPCTDIDECIEEADICGYQTLCANAPGTFYCSCPDGFYPSTGILWIVGVSFCQNLQDILNEIKPPVGQTKERMFLDNMDQQLLNNTNISLPVPTVANSFSASMEVSGVGPRAKKTELSIDGDGETGSKILAISDRLVSAMLSPDRNETKTTINTSTVALILETIGPASSDQTDSHLFVNGHMMDLNLESLMQNNNAGSAAVAFMSLTGMEHLLSHRYFETENKTEMYSDVITAVLPSVNTTNLTQPVNFTIQHKRVLPESGLVTCVYWKDESDETMRWSVDGCWIAHTNENFTVCSCSHLSTFALILQVGKPPPEDPFLEWLNRMCVIVGLFFFALSILTFLLCSWNPKINNTARLHLCLNMASTHLLLLWNDRYVEHELACTVIAGLLHFLVVASFVWMLLEALQLHLLVRKLSRVQVIQRDGLPKLLLYSIGYGVPFVIVGVSALVYSDGYGASANLKDCWLSHKRNFNWAASGPVITILALNVILFCATLWSLRPTLAGMRSDVSQTRDTRLIIFKIVAQFVILGCTWIIGLYQSNLFFHVLFILLNSQQGTFLYIVHCVLNKEVREEYRKWLTCSFNKKPNGSEKDEQSVSEDIDKAEEDISHSVKN, from the exons ATGAACTTCTACGCTTTAACTCTTCTCCTGG GATCCTTCTCCATCATTGCACATTGTGTTTTCCCTCCCG GTTCTTGCGATAGCTACGTCAACATTACGGAACCATCTCGCAACATCGCCTTTACATCAAGTTCCTTCAGCGGCTACTCGCACGATGACGGCGGCCTTTCCAGACAGTGGTCCCGCTTCACTGGAATCGGCGGAGACAGGATCATGCAAAGCTGCCACTCGGGACCACGGGGCGGCTTCCAGTACCCCATCCGTTTTCAATTTAATTATCCAACCGAGGAGTCGTTAACGGCGTCGACAGGGACTGCATATGTTCATGCTGGAGTGTGTGATAGTCATAGCATCGCAATGGAGGTGGTCCTCTGTCCAGGAAGCTTCTACATCTTTAAACCAGCAAACCACCCACAGTCCAGTTCAGGCTTCATAACCT ATCATTTCAGTTGTCGAAACGATTCTTGTGGTCCGCTCGCACAGTGTAACGGCGATGGAGGCTGCACATGTGTGAGCGGCTATGAATTGATCCCAACTCATCTGCCCACAAATGAGTCGTATGGCTGTACCG ATATCGACGAGTGTACAGCAAATGCAGGTGTCTGCGGGAGTAATTCCGATTGTAATAATACAATCGGAGCTTACGCTTGCAGCTGCCTGCTTGGATATATtgcaacaaatccaaaagaaccGCCTGGAAGTGAGAATGCATGCGTAG ATATCGACGAGTGTCTTGAAAACGTGTGTGGTGATGACGGATCGTGTATGAATCTGCCAGGAAGTTATCAGTGTCAATGCAAGGATGGGTACCAGATCATGACAAACGCCACTCCCATTTGCCAAG ATATTGACGAATGCTCGGATTCCTCGCTGTGCGGTCCGCACTCTGAGTGCAGCAACACGCCCGGCCTTTACATTTGCGCGTGTCAAACGGGCTTCTCTCCAACCGACCAGGAGCTGCCGCCCAGCGATGAAAACATCTGTCTCG ATATTGACGAGTGCGACGAAGATGCCTCCGTCTGCGGTCCGGATTCCAACTGCACAAATTCAGTGGGCTCCTATGTTTGCACCTGTCTCCATGGTTACCGGCTGAACAACCCGGAAGTGATTGCCAGCAATGCCAACCCATGCACAG ATATAGATGAGTGCATCGAGGAAGCTGACATATGTGGTTATCAAACATTATGTGCTAATGCACCAGGGACATTCTATTGCTCCTGTCCCGATGGCTTTTACCCTTCAACTGGCATTTTATGGATTGTTGGAGTCTCCTTTTGTCAAA atcttcaggatATTCTCAATGAGATAAAACCTCCAGTG gGGCAGACAAAAGAGAGAATGTTTCTCGACAACATGGACCAACAACTTTTAAACAACACAAATATCAGTTTACCAGTACCA acagtggcaaACAGCTTTTCAGCATCGATG GAGGTGTCAGGCGTTGGACCGCGGGCCAAGAAAACCGAGCTGAGCATTGACGGCGACGGAGAGACAGGAAGTAAAATCTTGGCCATCTCAGATCGCCTCGTGAGCGCCATGCTGTCGCCAGACCGCAATGAAACCAAAACCACCATCAACACTTCCACAGTGG CGTTAATCCTAGAGACCATCGGGCCTGCGAGTAGTGACCAAACTGACTCTCATCTCTTCGTCAATGGACACATGATGGATCTCAACCTGGAAAGCCTGATGCAAAACAATAACG CAGGTTCGGCCGCAGTGGCTTTTATGTCACTAACAGGTATGGAACATCTCCTGAGTCATCGTTATTTTGAAACGGAGAACAAGACTGAGATGTACTCGGACGTCATCACAGCAGTCTTACCCTCCGTGAACACCACCAACCTCACTCAGCCCGTCAACTTCACCATTCAACACAAGCGG GTATTACCCGAATCTGGTTTGGTGACTTGTGTGTACTGGAAGGACGAATCGGACGAGACGATGAGATGGTCGGTCGACGGGTGCTGGATCGCTCACACAAATGAAAACTTCACAGTGTGCAGCTGTTCTCATCTCTCCACATTTGCCCTCATCTTACAGGTTGGCAAG CCTCCACCGGAGGATCCTTTTTTAGAGTGGCTGAACCGAATGTGCGTCATAGTGGGACTCTTCTTCTTTGCTTTGTCCATCCTCACCTTCCTGCTGTGCAGCTGGAACCCCAAAATCAACAACACGGCACGTCTTCACTTGTGTCTCAACATGGCCTCGACCCATCTCCTGCTCTTGTGGAATGACCGCTATGTGGAGCATGAG CTGGCCTGCACCGTCATTGCGGGTCTCCTTCACTTCTTAGTGGTTGCAAGTTTTGTGTGGATGCTGCTGGAGGCCTTGCAGCTTCACCTGCTGGTCCGAAAGCTCTCCAGGGTGCAGGTGATCCAGAGAGACGGGCTTCCCAAGCTTTTGCTCTACTCCATCGGCTACGGCGTTCCTTTTGTGATTGTGGGTGTTTCTGCGCTGGTGTATTCGGATGGATACGGAGCATCTGCAAATTTAAAGGA CTGCTGGCTCTCGCACAAGCGTAACTTCAACTGGGCTGCCTCAGGACCTGTCATTACCATCCTTGCA CTTAACGTGATCTTGTTCTGCGCTACCTTATGGAGTCTAAGACCTACTTTGGCCGGTATGAGAAGCGACGTCTCTCAAACCAGAGACACCAG gTTGATTATTTTTAAGATTGTAGCCCAGTTTGTTATACTGGGCTGTACGTGGATTATCGGACTGTACCAGAGCAACCTTTTCTTCCACGTCCTCTTTATATTACTCAACTCCCAGCAGGGAACCTTCCTCTACATTGTACACTGTGTGCTCAACAAAGAG gttAGGGAAGAGTACAGGAAATGGTTGACGTGTTCATTTAATAAGAAACCAAATGGCTCTGAG AAAGATGAACAGTCAGTGTCTGAGGACATAGACAAGgccgaggaggacatttcacacAGTGTCAAAAACTGA
- the LOC125983118 gene encoding adhesion G protein-coupled receptor E2-like isoform X1 yields the protein MNFYALTLLLGSFSIIAHCVFPPGSCDSYVNITEPSRNIAFTSSSFSGYSHDDGGLSRQWSRFTGIGGDRIMQSCHSGPRGGFQYPIRFQFNYPTEESLTASTGTAYVHAGVCDSHSIAMEVVLCPGSFYIFKPANHPQSSSGFITYHFSCRNDSCGPLAQCNGDGGCTCVSGYELIPTHLPTNESYGCTDIDECTANAGVCGSNSDCNNTIGAYACSCLLGYIATNPKEPPGSENACVDIDECLENVCGDDGSCMNLPGSYQCQCKDGYQIMTNATPICQDIDECSDSSLCGPHSECSNTPGLYICACQTGFSPTDQELPPSDENICLDIDECDEDASVCGPDSNCTNSVGSYVCTCLHGYRLNNPEVIASNANPCTDIDECIEEADICGYQTLCANAPGTFYCSCPDGFYPSTGILWIVGVSFCQNLQDILNEIKPPVGQTKERMFLDNMDQQLLNNTNISLPVPTVANSFSASMEVSGVGPRAKKTELSIDGDGETGSKILAISDRLVSAMLSPDRNETKTTINTSTVALILETIGPASSDQTDSHLFVNGHMMDLNLESLMQNNNAGSAAVAFMSLTGMEHLLSHRYFETENKTEMYSDVITAVLPSVNTTNLTQPVNFTIQHKRVLPESGLVTCVYWKDESDETMRWSVDGCWIAHTNENFTVCSCSHLSTFALILQVGKPPPEDPFLEWLNRMCVIVGLFFFALSILTFLLCSWNPKINNTARLHLCLNMASTHLLLLWNDRYVEHELACTVIAGLLHFLVVASFVWMLLEALQLHLLVRKLSRVQVIQRDGLPKLLLYSIGYGVPFVIVGVSALVYSDGYGASANLKDCWLSHKRNFNWAASGPVITILALNVILFCATLWSLRPTLAGMRSDVSQTRDTRLIIFKIVAQFVILGCTWIIGLYQSNLFFHVLFILLNSQQGTFLYIVHCVLNKEVGLASANPSVCKMFGEVGYRKMDGWIEFLFYFFSPQVREEYRKWLTCSFNKKPNGSEKDEQSVSEDIDKAEEDISHSVKN from the exons ATGAACTTCTACGCTTTAACTCTTCTCCTGG GATCCTTCTCCATCATTGCACATTGTGTTTTCCCTCCCG GTTCTTGCGATAGCTACGTCAACATTACGGAACCATCTCGCAACATCGCCTTTACATCAAGTTCCTTCAGCGGCTACTCGCACGATGACGGCGGCCTTTCCAGACAGTGGTCCCGCTTCACTGGAATCGGCGGAGACAGGATCATGCAAAGCTGCCACTCGGGACCACGGGGCGGCTTCCAGTACCCCATCCGTTTTCAATTTAATTATCCAACCGAGGAGTCGTTAACGGCGTCGACAGGGACTGCATATGTTCATGCTGGAGTGTGTGATAGTCATAGCATCGCAATGGAGGTGGTCCTCTGTCCAGGAAGCTTCTACATCTTTAAACCAGCAAACCACCCACAGTCCAGTTCAGGCTTCATAACCT ATCATTTCAGTTGTCGAAACGATTCTTGTGGTCCGCTCGCACAGTGTAACGGCGATGGAGGCTGCACATGTGTGAGCGGCTATGAATTGATCCCAACTCATCTGCCCACAAATGAGTCGTATGGCTGTACCG ATATCGACGAGTGTACAGCAAATGCAGGTGTCTGCGGGAGTAATTCCGATTGTAATAATACAATCGGAGCTTACGCTTGCAGCTGCCTGCTTGGATATATtgcaacaaatccaaaagaaccGCCTGGAAGTGAGAATGCATGCGTAG ATATCGACGAGTGTCTTGAAAACGTGTGTGGTGATGACGGATCGTGTATGAATCTGCCAGGAAGTTATCAGTGTCAATGCAAGGATGGGTACCAGATCATGACAAACGCCACTCCCATTTGCCAAG ATATTGACGAATGCTCGGATTCCTCGCTGTGCGGTCCGCACTCTGAGTGCAGCAACACGCCCGGCCTTTACATTTGCGCGTGTCAAACGGGCTTCTCTCCAACCGACCAGGAGCTGCCGCCCAGCGATGAAAACATCTGTCTCG ATATTGACGAGTGCGACGAAGATGCCTCCGTCTGCGGTCCGGATTCCAACTGCACAAATTCAGTGGGCTCCTATGTTTGCACCTGTCTCCATGGTTACCGGCTGAACAACCCGGAAGTGATTGCCAGCAATGCCAACCCATGCACAG ATATAGATGAGTGCATCGAGGAAGCTGACATATGTGGTTATCAAACATTATGTGCTAATGCACCAGGGACATTCTATTGCTCCTGTCCCGATGGCTTTTACCCTTCAACTGGCATTTTATGGATTGTTGGAGTCTCCTTTTGTCAAA atcttcaggatATTCTCAATGAGATAAAACCTCCAGTG gGGCAGACAAAAGAGAGAATGTTTCTCGACAACATGGACCAACAACTTTTAAACAACACAAATATCAGTTTACCAGTACCA acagtggcaaACAGCTTTTCAGCATCGATG GAGGTGTCAGGCGTTGGACCGCGGGCCAAGAAAACCGAGCTGAGCATTGACGGCGACGGAGAGACAGGAAGTAAAATCTTGGCCATCTCAGATCGCCTCGTGAGCGCCATGCTGTCGCCAGACCGCAATGAAACCAAAACCACCATCAACACTTCCACAGTGG CGTTAATCCTAGAGACCATCGGGCCTGCGAGTAGTGACCAAACTGACTCTCATCTCTTCGTCAATGGACACATGATGGATCTCAACCTGGAAAGCCTGATGCAAAACAATAACG CAGGTTCGGCCGCAGTGGCTTTTATGTCACTAACAGGTATGGAACATCTCCTGAGTCATCGTTATTTTGAAACGGAGAACAAGACTGAGATGTACTCGGACGTCATCACAGCAGTCTTACCCTCCGTGAACACCACCAACCTCACTCAGCCCGTCAACTTCACCATTCAACACAAGCGG GTATTACCCGAATCTGGTTTGGTGACTTGTGTGTACTGGAAGGACGAATCGGACGAGACGATGAGATGGTCGGTCGACGGGTGCTGGATCGCTCACACAAATGAAAACTTCACAGTGTGCAGCTGTTCTCATCTCTCCACATTTGCCCTCATCTTACAGGTTGGCAAG CCTCCACCGGAGGATCCTTTTTTAGAGTGGCTGAACCGAATGTGCGTCATAGTGGGACTCTTCTTCTTTGCTTTGTCCATCCTCACCTTCCTGCTGTGCAGCTGGAACCCCAAAATCAACAACACGGCACGTCTTCACTTGTGTCTCAACATGGCCTCGACCCATCTCCTGCTCTTGTGGAATGACCGCTATGTGGAGCATGAG CTGGCCTGCACCGTCATTGCGGGTCTCCTTCACTTCTTAGTGGTTGCAAGTTTTGTGTGGATGCTGCTGGAGGCCTTGCAGCTTCACCTGCTGGTCCGAAAGCTCTCCAGGGTGCAGGTGATCCAGAGAGACGGGCTTCCCAAGCTTTTGCTCTACTCCATCGGCTACGGCGTTCCTTTTGTGATTGTGGGTGTTTCTGCGCTGGTGTATTCGGATGGATACGGAGCATCTGCAAATTTAAAGGA CTGCTGGCTCTCGCACAAGCGTAACTTCAACTGGGCTGCCTCAGGACCTGTCATTACCATCCTTGCA CTTAACGTGATCTTGTTCTGCGCTACCTTATGGAGTCTAAGACCTACTTTGGCCGGTATGAGAAGCGACGTCTCTCAAACCAGAGACACCAG gTTGATTATTTTTAAGATTGTAGCCCAGTTTGTTATACTGGGCTGTACGTGGATTATCGGACTGTACCAGAGCAACCTTTTCTTCCACGTCCTCTTTATATTACTCAACTCCCAGCAGGGAACCTTCCTCTACATTGTACACTGTGTGCTCAACAAAGAGGTCGGATTAGCCAGCGCTAACCCAAGTGTTTGCAAAATGTTTGGAGAAGTTGGCTacaggaaaatggatggatggattgaatttctgttttattttttttccccccaggttAGGGAAGAGTACAGGAAATGGTTGACGTGTTCATTTAATAAGAAACCAAATGGCTCTGAG AAAGATGAACAGTCAGTGTCTGAGGACATAGACAAGgccgaggaggacatttcacacAGTGTCAAAAACTGA